In the genome of Hippoglossus hippoglossus isolate fHipHip1 chromosome 12, fHipHip1.pri, whole genome shotgun sequence, one region contains:
- the hpse gene encoding heparanase, whose amino-acid sequence MSLLLLFLLFLLRLSDGLLFTRDPGWVASDPGWNSTGSGSQLVSVTADLSSILHRVDPRFLSVTIDSSLGTEESFMYLLRSQKIRTLAKALTPSFLRFGGTRQDFMVFTPERKHLQTSAPSCDEVALPSWLEDKLKVEWTTQQLVLMREDAQRKYRNVKFTEVTVDLLNSFSNCSGMDLIFGLNALLRTADNSWNSSNARSLLQYCESRGYAMSWELGNEPNSFEKKAGIRVDGYQLGQDFTRLREMMSESKFYHGAGLYGPDVGQPRGHRIDILEGFLQSGADAVDACTWHHYYVNGRDTSLEDFLDPEILDTLKLKTKEVLQKVKMASPGKAVWLGETSSAYGGGAVGLSDAFVAGFMWLDKLGLAATLGMDVVMRQVLIGSGSYHLVDNNLDPLPDYWLSLLYKRLVGPEVLKIEASSAVGRSKRVRVYLHCSNTKSYSSGAVTLISMNLSEKPARISTPALVSSGTVEAFVLQADRPGEEGLYSRSVKLNGDVLKMVDDKTLPDLKGSRLPPADHLQLPAYALAFFVFTDARAAACHDPGRLR is encoded by the exons ATGagtctcctgctcctcttcctcctcttcctcctccgtctctcggACGGACTCCTCTTCACCAGAGACCCGGGCTGGGTCGCCTCCGACCCGGGCTGGAACTCAACCGGCTCCGGGTCTCAGCTCGTCTCCGTCACCGCGGATCTGAGCTCCATCCTCCACCGGGTGGACCCGAGGTTTCTGTCCGTGACCATCGACTCCAGCCTGGGGACCGAGGAGAGCTTCATGTACCTGCTGAG ATCCCAGAAGATCAGGACGTTGGCCAAAGCTCTGACTCCCTCGTTCCTGAGGTTCGGTGGAACGAGACAAGACTTCATGGTTTTCACTCCCGAGAGGAAACATCTGCAAACATCAG cTCCGTCCTGTGATGAAGTGGCGTTGCCGTCGTGGTTGGAGGACAAACTGAAGGTGGAGTGGACGACGCAGCAGCTGGTCCTGATGAGAGAAGATGCTCAGAGGAAGTACAGGAACGTCAAGTTCACAG AGGTGACCGTGGACCTGCTGAACTCCTTCTCCAACTGTTCGGGGATGGATCTGATCTTCGGGCTGAACGCTCTCCTCAGAACAGCCGACAACAGCTGGAACAGCAGCAACGCTCGCTCCCTGCTGCAGTACTGCGAGTCCAGAGGCTACGCCATGTCCTGGGAGCTGGGGAACG AACCAAACAGTTTCGAGAAGAAGGCCGGGATCCGAGTGGACGGATATCAGCTCGGACAGGACTTCACCCGTCTCCGAGAGATGATGTCAGAGTCCAAATTCTACCACGGCGCCGGACTGTACGGGCCGGACGTGGGCCAGCCGCGAGGCCACAGGATCGACATACTGGAGGG GTTCCTGCAGAGCGGAGCGGACGCCGTCGACGCCTGTACCTGGCACCA TTACTATGTGAACGGCAGAGACACGTCTCTGGAGGATTTTCTGGATCCAGAGATTCTCGACACGCTGAAGTTAAAGACCAAAGAAGTTCTGCAG AAAGTAAAGATGGCGTCCCCGGGGAAGGCGGTCTGGCTCGGAGAGACGAGCTCGGCGTACGGAGGAGGAGCCGTGGGTCTGTCCGACGCGTTCGTTGCAGGATTCAT GTGGCTGGACAAACTGGGCCTGGCAGCCACACTCGGCATGGACGTGGTGATGAGGCAGGTGCTGATTGGTTCAGGAAGTTACCACCTGGTCGACAACAACCTGGATCCACTTCCT GACTACTGGTTGTCTCTTCTCTACAAGAGACTCGTGGGACCGGAGGTTTTGAAGATTGAGGCGTCTTCTGCTGTTGGCCGCAGTAAAAGAGTGAGAGTGTATCTGCACTGCTCCAACACAAAGAG ctaCAGCAGCGGAGCAGTCACGTTGATATCTATGAACCTGAGTGAGAAACCGGCCCGGATCTCGACTCCGGCTCTCGTCTCCTCCGGCACAGTGGAGGCTTTTGTCCTGCAGGCCGACCGGCCCGGGGAGGAGGGGCTCTACTCCAG gTCTGTGAAACTGAACGGGGACGTGCTGAAGATGGTGGACGATAAAACTCTCCCCGACCTTAAAGGAAGTCGTCTTCCTCCAGCGGAtcacctgcagcttcctgcctACGCTCTGGCCTTCTTCGTCTTCACCGACGCTCGAGCCGCCGCCTGTCACGACCCCGGACGCCTGCGATGA
- the LOC117771388 gene encoding myosin light chain 5-like yields MASRKTKKKEGGAKRAQRASSNVFSMFEQTQIQEFKEAFTLIDQNRDGFIDKEDLKDTYASLGKLNVKDKELEDMLREATGPINFTMFLNLFGEKLHGTDPEDTILNAFKMFDPDVQGFVHKDELQNLLMTQADRFSSEEVKQMFQSSNIDAAGNLDYKSLCYIITHGEEQEE; encoded by the exons ATG GCGAGTagaaagacgaagaagaaggaaggaggagcCAAACGGGCTCAGAGGGCCTCGTCCAACGTTTTCTCCATGTTCGAACAAACTCAGATCCAAGAGTTTAAAGAG GCGTTCACACTGATCGATCAGAACCGAGACGGGTTCATCGATAAAGAGGATCTGAAGGACACGTACGCGTCTCTGG gtaaaCTCAACGTGAAGgacaaggagctggaggacatgTTGAGAGAAGCCACTGGTCCCATCAACTTCACCATGTTCCTCAACCTGTTCGGAGAAAAGCTGCACG GCACAGACCCTGAGGACACCATCTTAAACGCTTTCAAAATGTTTGATCCTGACGTCCAAGGCTTCGTTCACAAAGACGA ATTACAGAATCTGCTGATGACACAGGCCGACAGGTTTTCATCTGAGGAG GTGAAGCAGATGTTTCAGTCGTCAAATATCGACGCAGCAGGAAACCTGGATTACAAGTCTCTGTGTTACATCATCACACACGgcgaggagcaggaggagtga